A region of Faecalibacterium taiwanense DNA encodes the following proteins:
- the trxB gene encoding thioredoxin-disulfide reductase — MNNNHVYDMLVVGGGPGGYTAALYAARAGLDTIVLEKLSAGGQMALTEQIDNYPGFEDGIDGFSLAEKMQKQAERFGARSEYAEVLRMDLTAVPKLVETSEGIFLGKTVVLATGADPRTLGVAGETELLGRGVAYCAACDGMFYKGKTVVVVGGGNSAAADALLLSRVAKKVILVHRRDTLRATKIYHESLSQAENVEFRWNSVVSALLSGDRLTGVRLRDTVTGEESVVDCDGVFVSVGRQPATALAVGQLALDGGGYIVAGETTETSIPGVYAVGDVRTKPLRQVVTAVADGAVAVHMAEKYIAENR, encoded by the coding sequence ATGAACAACAATCATGTTTATGATATGCTCGTGGTGGGCGGCGGCCCGGGCGGCTACACCGCCGCCCTGTACGCGGCACGGGCGGGGCTGGACACCATCGTGCTGGAAAAACTGTCCGCCGGTGGGCAGATGGCCCTGACCGAGCAGATCGACAACTATCCCGGCTTTGAGGACGGGATCGACGGCTTCTCTCTGGCGGAGAAGATGCAAAAGCAGGCGGAGCGCTTCGGGGCACGCAGCGAATACGCAGAAGTCCTCCGCATGGATCTGACGGCGGTTCCCAAGCTCGTGGAGACCAGCGAGGGGATCTTCCTGGGGAAAACCGTGGTGCTGGCCACCGGTGCGGACCCCAGAACGCTGGGCGTTGCCGGAGAGACTGAGCTGTTGGGCCGGGGCGTGGCCTACTGCGCCGCCTGCGACGGGATGTTTTACAAGGGCAAAACGGTGGTCGTGGTGGGCGGCGGCAATTCCGCCGCGGCAGATGCCCTCCTTCTCAGCCGCGTGGCGAAAAAAGTGATCCTCGTCCACCGCAGAGACACCCTGCGGGCCACCAAGATCTATCACGAGTCGCTGTCACAGGCCGAAAACGTGGAATTCCGTTGGAACAGCGTCGTTTCCGCGCTGCTTTCCGGGGACAGGCTGACCGGCGTCCGCCTGCGGGACACCGTCACCGGTGAGGAAAGCGTGGTGGACTGCGACGGCGTATTTGTCAGCGTGGGCCGACAGCCCGCCACGGCGCTGGCGGTGGGTCAACTGGCGCTGGACGGCGGCGGCTATATCGTGGCCGGAGAGACCACGGAAACCAGTATTCCCGGCGTTTACGCCGTGGGCGACGTGCGGACGAAGCCCCTCCGTCAGGTGGTCACCGCCGTGGCGGACGGCGCGGTGGCAGTCCACATGGCGGAGAAATATATCGCGGAAAACCGATAA
- a CDS encoding ribonucleoside-diphosphate reductase subunit alpha yields MEIRKRNGESVPFQQEKIFNAMKKAFDGQGKEIGSREMDEILATVLNNLSVTVPLTVERVQDEVERTLMERGHYEVAKAYILYREKRSALRRVRHTIARTVGDDSLDEVLRRIQMDFTEEVYSLAALQMKFESFCRLGMTEDERAEALTKAAVELTTAEAPKWEFIAARLLNHSFRCRNAQEWEGRGVCDLYGKLRYLTDKGLYGDYILAHYTHEEIAMAEDFLCPERDELFTYSGLDLLLKRYVIQSRSRVPLETPQEMFLGIALHLAMNEGSDRMGWVKRFYDMLSRMEVTMATPTMSNARKPYHQLSSCFVDTVPDSLDGIYRSLDNFAKVSKFGGGMGMYFGKVRAAGSTIRGFQGAAGGVIRWIRLVNDTAVAVDQLGMRQGAVAVYLDAWHRDLPEFLQLRTNNGDDRMKAHDVFPAVCYPDLFWRLAEENIDAPWHLMCPHEILTVKGYALEDYWGTEWEKRYLDCVNDPRIEKRSVTVKDIVRLVLRSAVETGTPFAFNRDSVNHMNPNGHTGMIYCSNLCTEIAQNMAPIEHISTEVHTENGDTIVVTATRPGEFVVCNLASLSLGNLPVEDEAYMERTVETAIRALDNVIDLNFYPLEYARLTNQKYRSIGLGVSGYHHMLAKRGIHWESDEHLAFTDAVFELINYAAVKADTALAREKSRYALFEGSDWQTGAYFEKRGYTSEKWRALAKTVAVQGMRNAYLLAVAPTSSTSILSGTSAGIDPIMKKFFLEEKKGSMLPRVAPELSMDTWWYYKAAHLIDQSWSVRAAGLRQRHIDQAQSMNLYITNDYSMRQVLRLYLEAWRAGVKTIYYVRSKALEVESCESCSS; encoded by the coding sequence ATGGAGATCAGAAAACGAAACGGGGAGTCTGTTCCCTTTCAACAGGAGAAAATTTTCAACGCCATGAAAAAGGCGTTTGACGGACAGGGCAAGGAGATCGGGAGCAGAGAGATGGATGAGATCCTCGCCACCGTTCTCAACAATCTCTCCGTCACAGTGCCGCTCACCGTAGAACGTGTGCAGGACGAGGTGGAGCGAACGCTCATGGAGCGCGGACACTATGAGGTGGCCAAGGCGTACATCCTCTACCGCGAAAAGCGGTCTGCGCTGCGCCGTGTCCGGCATACCATCGCGCGGACGGTGGGGGATGACTCGCTTGACGAGGTGCTGCGCCGCATCCAGATGGATTTTACCGAGGAAGTCTACTCCCTCGCGGCGCTTCAAATGAAGTTTGAGAGTTTCTGTCGTCTGGGCATGACGGAGGATGAGCGGGCTGAGGCACTGACCAAGGCGGCGGTAGAGCTGACTACGGCAGAGGCACCCAAGTGGGAGTTCATCGCGGCGCGGCTTCTGAACCACTCCTTTCGCTGTCGCAACGCACAGGAATGGGAGGGGCGCGGCGTCTGCGACCTCTATGGCAAGCTTCGCTATCTGACGGATAAGGGACTCTACGGTGACTATATCCTTGCCCACTATACCCACGAGGAGATTGCCATGGCGGAGGACTTTCTCTGCCCGGAACGGGACGAGCTGTTCACCTACTCCGGCCTTGACCTGCTGCTCAAACGCTATGTGATCCAGTCACGCAGCCGCGTGCCGCTGGAAACACCGCAGGAGATGTTTTTGGGTATCGCGCTGCATCTTGCTATGAACGAAGGCTCTGACCGCATGGGGTGGGTAAAACGCTTTTACGATATGCTCAGCCGTATGGAGGTCACAATGGCGACACCTACCATGTCCAACGCACGAAAGCCCTACCATCAGCTTTCAAGCTGCTTTGTGGACACTGTGCCGGACAGTCTGGACGGCATCTACCGCTCTCTGGACAACTTCGCAAAGGTCTCTAAATTCGGCGGTGGAATGGGGATGTACTTCGGTAAGGTGCGCGCTGCAGGCAGCACCATCCGCGGCTTTCAAGGGGCGGCGGGCGGTGTTATCCGCTGGATCCGGCTGGTCAACGACACCGCCGTGGCGGTGGATCAGTTGGGGATGCGGCAGGGCGCTGTGGCGGTTTACTTAGACGCATGGCACCGGGATCTGCCGGAATTCCTTCAACTGCGCACCAACAACGGCGACGACCGCATGAAGGCACATGATGTGTTTCCCGCCGTGTGCTATCCGGATCTCTTCTGGCGACTGGCGGAGGAGAACATAGACGCGCCGTGGCATCTCATGTGTCCGCATGAGATCCTCACGGTCAAGGGCTACGCACTGGAGGATTACTGGGGTACAGAATGGGAGAAGCGGTATCTGGACTGCGTCAATGACCCGCGCATCGAAAAGCGCAGCGTCACCGTCAAGGACATCGTGCGGCTGGTGCTTCGCTCGGCAGTGGAGACCGGCACACCCTTCGCTTTCAATCGCGACAGTGTAAATCATATGAACCCAAACGGCCACACGGGAATGATCTATTGCTCCAATCTCTGTACGGAGATCGCGCAGAACATGGCACCCATCGAGCACATCAGCACTGAGGTGCACACGGAGAACGGCGACACAATTGTGGTGACGGCCACACGCCCAGGTGAGTTTGTGGTCTGCAATCTGGCGAGTCTGTCTCTCGGTAATCTGCCGGTGGAGGACGAGGCCTATATGGAACGCACGGTGGAAACGGCCATCCGCGCACTGGATAATGTGATCGACCTCAACTTCTACCCGTTGGAATACGCGCGGCTTACCAATCAGAAGTACCGCAGCATCGGCCTGGGCGTCAGCGGCTACCACCACATGCTGGCAAAGCGCGGCATCCACTGGGAGAGCGATGAGCACCTTGCCTTCACCGACGCAGTGTTCGAGCTCATCAACTACGCCGCCGTCAAGGCGGACACAGCTCTGGCACGGGAAAAGAGTCGTTACGCGCTCTTTGAAGGCAGCGACTGGCAGACGGGCGCGTATTTTGAAAAGCGGGGTTATACCTCCGAAAAGTGGCGGGCGCTTGCGAAAACGGTGGCGGTGCAGGGAATGCGCAACGCCTATCTGCTGGCGGTCGCACCGACCTCCAGCACATCTATCCTCTCCGGCACGTCGGCGGGCATAGATCCAATTATGAAGAAATTCTTTTTAGAGGAAAAAAAGGGCAGCATGCTGCCCCGCGTTGCTCCGGAGCTTTCTATGGACACATGGTGGTACTATAAGGCAGCGCATCTAATCGACCAAAGCTGGTCGGTACGCGCCGCGGGCCTTCGCCAGAGACATATTGACCAGGCGCAGAGCATGAATCTCTATATCACCAACGACTATTCCATGCGTCAGGTGCTCAGACTGTATTTGGAGGCGTGGAGGGCCGGCGTCAAGACCATTTACTATGTCCGCAGCAAGGCCCTTGAGGTCGAGTCCTGCGAAAGCTGCTCGTCATAA
- the trxA gene encoding thioredoxin — protein MAAMNMNQEQFEQAIREEKPVLVDFWAPWCGYCRRIGPAYEKIGEEYADSLAVGKINIDEEPRLAGAEGIEDIPTLVLYRNGKAVDSITAPGSKAEIDRFIQEALAK, from the coding sequence ATGGCAGCTATGAACATGAATCAGGAGCAGTTTGAGCAGGCGATCCGGGAGGAAAAGCCCGTTTTGGTGGATTTCTGGGCGCCCTGGTGCGGCTACTGCCGGAGGATCGGCCCCGCGTATGAGAAGATCGGAGAGGAATACGCGGACAGCCTCGCCGTCGGCAAGATCAACATTGACGAGGAGCCGCGGCTGGCGGGGGCCGAGGGGATCGAGGACATCCCAACTCTGGTGCTGTACCGGAACGGAAAGGCCGTGGATTCCATCACCGCGCCCGGCTCAAAGGCAGAAATCGACCGTTTCATTCAGGAAGCCTTGGCGAAATAA
- a CDS encoding plasmid mobilization protein, protein MKKREHRLFIRVTDEERNCILDKMYGMGIHSLSAYIRKMALDGYCLNLDLPQLRRMAYLLQNCSNNLNQVAKRVNESGKIYSADLADLRTRLDELIDIGKQILSKLAEL, encoded by the coding sequence TTGAAAAAGCGGGAACACCGTCTCTTTATTCGTGTGACTGATGAAGAACGGAACTGCATTTTAGATAAGATGTATGGCATGGGCATCCACAGCCTGAGTGCCTATATCCGCAAAATGGCATTGGATGGCTACTGCCTGAATCTCGACCTTCCGCAGCTGCGGCGCATGGCTTATTTGCTCCAGAATTGCAGCAACAACTTGAATCAGGTAGCAAAACGCGTCAACGAAAGCGGCAAGATCTATTCTGCCGACCTTGCCGATCTACGCACCCGGCTGGATGAACTGATTGATATCGGTAAGCAGATTCTTTCCAAGCTGGCAGAGCTATAA
- a CDS encoding relaxase/mobilization nuclease domain-containing protein — protein MAATRLIALHKNKGKTVAACLKSRTDYVQNPDKTEQGELVSCHECSPLTVDEEFMLTKRQYELATGRRQKSDVIAYQIRQSFKPGEITAEEANKVGYELAMRFTKGKHAFVVATHTDRHHIHNHVIFNSTALDGSKKFRDFFFSALAVQRLSDLICLEHQLSVIEIKPYRERQKRTLYPPKESNRDRLCGIIDSILAEKPKDYEDFLQKLEQQGYEVKRGKYTSVKGARQKRFIRFKTLGAGYSEDELKAVIAGKAEHHPHQKQPPQEQPFQLLVNIQAKLSEGKSEGYARWAKKYNLKEMSKTLIFLQEHKIGSTDELNERAAAATEKYHQLGDSIKAAETRMAEIAVLKTHIVNYAKTHPVYDAYRKAGYSKKFLDTHREEITLHKVAKAAFDETGLKKLPKVKALNAEYSDLLTQKKAAYPDYRKAREEMQELVKAQKNIELFFTEEKDAQEKQQTR, from the coding sequence ATGGCTGCGACACGATTGATCGCATTGCACAAGAATAAGGGAAAGACCGTTGCGGCCTGTTTGAAAAGCCGCACAGATTATGTGCAGAACCCCGATAAGACCGAGCAAGGTGAATTGGTGAGTTGCCACGAGTGCAGTCCTCTGACAGTCGATGAAGAATTTATGCTTACCAAGCGGCAGTATGAACTTGCTACCGGGCGCAGACAGAAAAGTGACGTGATTGCCTATCAGATCCGGCAGTCGTTCAAACCCGGCGAGATCACCGCCGAAGAAGCCAACAAGGTGGGCTACGAACTAGCCATGCGCTTTACCAAGGGCAAACACGCCTTTGTGGTGGCAACGCACACGGACCGTCACCACATCCATAACCATGTGATTTTCAACTCCACCGCATTGGACGGTTCAAAAAAGTTCCGGGATTTTTTCTTTTCGGCACTGGCCGTTCAGCGGTTGAGCGACTTGATTTGTCTGGAGCATCAACTCTCTGTTATTGAAATAAAGCCCTACCGGGAACGGCAGAAACGTACCCTCTATCCACCCAAAGAAAGCAATCGTGATAGGCTGTGTGGCATCATCGACAGTATCCTTGCAGAAAAGCCCAAGGATTACGAAGATTTTCTGCAAAAACTGGAACAACAGGGTTATGAGGTCAAGCGTGGAAAATACACTTCCGTCAAGGGCGCACGACAAAAACGGTTCATCCGATTCAAAACGCTGGGCGCAGGCTATAGCGAGGACGAACTGAAAGCAGTGATTGCAGGAAAAGCAGAACACCATCCCCACCAGAAGCAGCCGCCCCAAGAGCAACCGTTCCAATTGCTGGTTAACATTCAGGCAAAGCTCTCCGAGGGCAAAAGCGAAGGCTATGCACGATGGGCGAAAAAATATAATCTGAAAGAAATGTCCAAGACGCTGATTTTCTTGCAGGAGCACAAAATTGGCAGCACAGATGAACTGAATGAACGCGCAGCGGCGGCAACAGAAAAATATCACCAGCTGGGAGATTCCATCAAAGCCGCCGAAACACGGATGGCGGAAATTGCTGTGCTGAAAACGCACATCGTCAATTACGCCAAGACCCACCCAGTCTACGATGCCTACCGGAAAGCGGGATATAGCAAAAAGTTTCTGGATACTCACCGGGAAGAAATCACACTGCACAAAGTAGCCAAGGCCGCTTTCGATGAAACTGGCTTAAAAAAGCTGCCGAAGGTCAAAGCACTGAATGCAGAGTATTCCGATCTTCTGACCCAAAAGAAAGCAGCCTACCCGGACTATCGCAAGGCACGAGAAGAAATGCAGGAGTTGGTAAAGGCACAGAAAAATATTGAATTGTTCTTCACAGAAGAAAAAGACGCACAGGAAAAGCAGCAGACCCGATAA
- a CDS encoding ribonucleotide-diphosphate reductase subunit beta, producing MTELKKKPLFNPEGDPDVRLRRMIGGNTTNLNDFNNMKYAWVSDWYRQAMNNFWIPEEINLSQDVKDYPRLLSAERSAYDKILSFLVFLDSIQTANLPNIGAYITANEVNLCLSIQAFQECVHSQSYSYMLDTICSPVERNDILYQWKTDEHLLRRNTFIGDCYNEFQERKDAPTLLRVMMANYILEGIYFYSGFMFFYNLSRNGKMPGSAQEIRYINRDENTHLWLFRNIITELQKEQPELFTAESVQALREMMREGVEQEIAWGHYVIGDDIPGLNRQMISDYIRYLGNLRWTSLGYPALYPGFESEPESMEWVSQYADANMVKTDFFEARSTAYAKSTALIDDL from the coding sequence ATGACGGAACTGAAGAAAAAGCCCCTCTTTAACCCGGAGGGCGACCCTGATGTGCGCCTGCGGCGCATGATCGGCGGCAATACCACAAACCTCAACGACTTCAACAATATGAAGTACGCTTGGGTCAGCGACTGGTACCGGCAGGCCATGAACAACTTTTGGATCCCTGAGGAGATCAATCTCTCGCAGGATGTGAAGGACTATCCCCGCCTGCTGTCAGCCGAGCGCAGCGCCTACGATAAAATTCTGAGTTTTCTTGTCTTTTTGGATTCCATTCAGACAGCGAACCTGCCTAATATCGGCGCCTACATTACCGCCAACGAGGTCAATCTCTGCCTGTCCATTCAGGCGTTTCAGGAGTGTGTCCACTCACAGAGCTACAGCTATATGCTCGACACCATCTGTTCCCCCGTGGAGCGCAATGACATCCTCTACCAATGGAAAACGGACGAGCATCTGCTGCGCCGCAACACCTTCATTGGGGACTGCTACAACGAGTTTCAGGAGCGGAAGGACGCTCCCACGCTGCTGCGCGTGATGATGGCAAACTATATTTTGGAGGGCATCTATTTTTACAGCGGCTTTATGTTCTTCTACAATCTCTCCCGAAACGGGAAGATGCCCGGCTCGGCGCAGGAGATTCGCTACATAAACCGCGATGAGAACACGCACTTGTGGCTGTTCCGCAATATCATCACGGAGCTGCAAAAGGAGCAGCCGGAGTTGTTCACCGCCGAGAGCGTACAAGCGCTGCGCGAGATGATGCGTGAGGGCGTGGAGCAGGAGATCGCATGGGGGCATTATGTAATCGGCGACGACATCCCGGGGCTGAACCGGCAGATGATCAGCGATTACATCCGCTATCTCGGCAACCTCCGCTGGACGAGCCTTGGCTATCCCGCATTGTATCCAGGCTTTGAGAGCGAACCGGAGAGCATGGAATGGGTCAGCCAGTACGCCGACGCCAACATGGTCAAGACCGATTTCTTTGAGGCACGCAGTACCGCCTACGCCAAGAGCACCGCACTGATAGACGATTTATAA
- a CDS encoding DUF3873 family protein: protein MEQLYLMPGEERYTKFRDENGVPKIRYTYCSLHGKLFNCVCRSTDEAQRLCEDWLVTQDRCYIN from the coding sequence ATGGAGCAGCTTTATCTGATGCCCGGTGAGGAACGCTACACAAAGTTTCGGGATGAGAACGGTGTGCCCAAAATCCGTTACACCTACTGCTCCCTGCACGGCAAGCTGTTCAATTGCGTGTGCCGCTCAACAGATGAAGCCCAACGGCTGTGTGAAGATTGGCTCGTAACGCAGGATCGCTGCTACATAAACTAA
- a CDS encoding FMN-binding protein, with translation MKQEIIRKLSAAVAMSLVVGVSLAACGGSSSSTAAGVTKTGSADGFGGAVTATLTVDANGTVTDCKLEGAQETESIGGAALEELSKQVVAANGPAIDGVAGATVTTKAVRKAVAAALGVELAEEAPADSAAAAPAEPAAIVPVEGGIQIGQAYAAAHGTKCFTEAVAVVKDDVILAAYLDDFQFTSADAGVTAVPNSDSDFAAGYAEGKVLMSKRANADYYSKMMAEKGGSTVALDANFDAIQNFAVGKTISELEDVAAKGAEAVDAVSGATLVDTAGYLSAIVDAAKNAQTTQAVEFNGSSEDLKLNVVYGAAHGTKCFTSGAVATAGDTIVLSYIDEFQFAGSDAGVVGVPNSDSDFGAGYAEGKVLMSKRVNADYYSKMMAEKAGSTVSLDANYDAIQNHVNGMSIADAEALSKDEKAVDAVSGATLVDTAGYVGVLVDAAK, from the coding sequence ATGAAACAGGAGATCATCCGCAAACTGAGCGCTGCCGTGGCCATGAGCCTCGTTGTTGGCGTCTCTCTGGCCGCCTGCGGCGGCAGCAGCAGCTCCACCGCTGCCGGTGTGACTAAGACCGGCTCTGCCGACGGCTTTGGCGGTGCTGTCACCGCCACCCTGACCGTGGATGCCAACGGCACTGTTACCGACTGCAAGCTGGAAGGTGCACAGGAGACCGAAAGCATCGGCGGCGCTGCACTGGAAGAGCTGTCCAAGCAGGTCGTGGCCGCCAACGGTCCCGCCATCGACGGCGTTGCCGGTGCCACGGTGACCACCAAGGCCGTCCGGAAGGCTGTTGCCGCCGCACTGGGTGTGGAGCTGGCCGAAGAGGCTCCCGCCGACTCTGCTGCCGCAGCCCCCGCTGAGCCCGCCGCCATCGTCCCGGTGGAAGGCGGCATCCAAATCGGTCAGGCCTATGCTGCCGCCCACGGCACCAAGTGCTTCACCGAAGCGGTGGCTGTGGTGAAGGATGACGTCATCCTCGCCGCCTACCTCGACGATTTCCAGTTCACCAGCGCCGATGCAGGCGTGACCGCTGTGCCCAACTCCGACTCCGACTTTGCCGCAGGCTACGCCGAGGGCAAGGTGCTGATGTCCAAGCGGGCCAACGCTGATTATTACAGCAAGATGATGGCCGAAAAGGGCGGCTCCACGGTCGCTCTGGACGCAAACTTCGATGCCATCCAGAACTTTGCCGTCGGCAAGACCATCTCCGAGCTGGAGGATGTGGCTGCCAAGGGTGCCGAGGCTGTGGACGCCGTCTCCGGCGCAACGCTGGTGGATACCGCCGGTTATCTCTCTGCCATCGTGGATGCCGCCAAAAACGCCCAGACCACGCAGGCCGTGGAGTTCAACGGCAGCTCCGAGGACCTGAAGCTGAATGTGGTCTATGGGGCCGCACACGGTACCAAGTGCTTCACCTCCGGCGCTGTCGCCACCGCCGGGGACACCATCGTGCTGAGCTACATTGACGAGTTCCAGTTTGCCGGTTCGGACGCCGGGGTCGTCGGTGTGCCCAACTCCGATTCTGACTTCGGCGCAGGCTACGCCGAGGGCAAGGTGCTGATGTCCAAGCGGGTCAACGCCGATTACTACAGCAAGATGATGGCCGAAAAGGCTGGTTCCACCGTTTCGCTGGATGCCAACTACGACGCCATCCAGAATCACGTGAACGGCATGAGCATTGCCGACGCCGAGGCTCTGAGCAAAGATGAAAAGGCTGTGGACGCCGTTTCCGGTGCCACGCTGGTGGATACTGCCGGCTACGTTGGTGTGCTGGTGGATGCCGCAAAGTAA
- a CDS encoding nitroreductase family protein has protein sequence MNYSAMIQNRRSVHAFCEKEVPSEAIGQLRSYYEKTCPRLVPEIATELIVLDKDAQPALESSAGYNQFLIGAPHYLLLMSAPHSYAAINAGYMMEDLVLKLTELDIDTCWMTFTDSDKIKKALSLATPLEVAAIVAFGYGEKTAKKLRLNILSMSQIDVRAEQQYYAPKKGVHDLVHMGSWSNKSGLDEMMDFYDDMLWQSFYAASLSPSYLNRQPYGFLVQDHSIYLVQQEDAYTDNLDAALDLGIVMLHFSAVASQWAGQVHWELSPAAPDGLPEGLRSAAVYHM, from the coding sequence ATGAATTACAGCGCTATGATCCAAAATCGCAGATCCGTTCACGCATTCTGCGAAAAGGAAGTTCCGAGCGAGGCTATCGGCCAGCTCCGATCCTACTATGAAAAGACCTGCCCCCGTCTTGTCCCGGAGATTGCAACGGAGTTGATCGTCTTGGACAAGGATGCACAGCCGGCGCTGGAGAGCTCAGCGGGCTATAATCAATTTCTCATCGGAGCACCGCACTACCTGCTCCTTATGTCTGCCCCGCATTCCTATGCGGCCATCAACGCCGGCTACATGATGGAAGATCTCGTCCTCAAGCTGACTGAGTTGGACATTGACACCTGCTGGATGACCTTCACCGACAGCGACAAAATCAAAAAGGCACTGTCTCTCGCCACCCCGTTAGAGGTGGCGGCAATCGTTGCCTTTGGCTACGGGGAAAAGACCGCAAAAAAGCTGCGGCTGAATATCCTAAGTATGTCTCAGATCGATGTGCGGGCCGAGCAGCAGTACTACGCGCCCAAAAAGGGCGTGCATGATTTGGTTCACATGGGGAGCTGGAGCAACAAGTCTGGGCTTGACGAGATGATGGACTTCTACGACGATATGCTCTGGCAGTCCTTCTACGCCGCTTCGCTCTCCCCCAGCTATCTCAACCGTCAGCCCTATGGCTTCCTTGTGCAGGATCACAGCATCTATTTGGTGCAGCAGGAGGATGCCTACACCGATAATTTGGATGCCGCATTGGATCTCGGTATTGTCATGCTCCACTTCTCCGCTGTCGCCTCCCAGTGGGCGGGGCAGGTACACTGGGAACTTTCACCTGCTGCGCCCGACGGCCTGCCGGAAGGACTTCGCTCCGCTGCGGTGTACCACATGTAA
- a CDS encoding ferritin: MNANVSLLLNEQINKEFYSAYLYLDFANYYAAVGLDGFENWYRVQAQEERDHAMLFCQYLQNNGEGVTFEAIAKPEWERGDHMAPLKRALEHEMLVTASINAIYAAAYEVRDFRTMQMLDWFIKEQGEEEKNAADLITKMDLFGGDSKGLYMLNSELKARVYTAPSLVL, encoded by the coding sequence ATGAACGCTAACGTATCTCTTCTGCTCAACGAGCAGATCAATAAGGAGTTCTACTCCGCCTATCTGTATCTGGACTTTGCCAACTACTACGCCGCCGTCGGACTGGACGGCTTTGAGAACTGGTACCGGGTACAGGCGCAGGAGGAACGGGATCACGCCATGCTGTTTTGTCAGTATTTGCAGAATAACGGCGAGGGCGTCACCTTTGAGGCTATCGCAAAGCCGGAGTGGGAACGAGGCGACCACATGGCCCCGCTGAAAAGAGCACTGGAACACGAGATGCTGGTCACCGCCAGCATCAATGCCATCTACGCCGCCGCATACGAGGTCAGGGACTTCCGCACCATGCAGATGCTGGACTGGTTCATCAAGGAACAGGGTGAGGAGGAGAAGAACGCCGCTGACCTTATTACCAAGATGGATCTGTTCGGCGGTGACAGCAAGGGGCTGTATATGCTAAACAGCGAGCTGAAGGCACGGGTCTACACCGCGCCCTCGCTGGTGCTGTAA
- a CDS encoding TnpV protein — MSSNLSYTQTGDYLLPNLTLHQPKNPLGKYGRMRLNFLKQQHPVLYHTMLLNGSLYPTLTELEQTAAAMKKQLMADLLAKNPAPDKEKNQMAWVQHMNSLQEQVEEVIRTELIYS, encoded by the coding sequence ATGAGCAGCAATCTGAGTTATACGCAGACCGGGGATTATCTTCTCCCGAACCTGACCCTGCATCAGCCGAAGAACCCGCTGGGCAAGTACGGCAGGATGCGCCTGAACTTTCTGAAACAGCAGCACCCGGTTCTGTACCACACGATGCTCCTGAACGGGAGCCTGTACCCGACCCTGACCGAACTGGAGCAGACCGCAGCAGCGATGAAGAAGCAACTGATGGCCGATCTGCTGGCGAAGAACCCGGCCCCGGACAAGGAGAAGAATCAGATGGCGTGGGTACAGCACATGAACAGCCTACAGGAGCAGGTCGAGGAAGTGATTCGGACGGAACTGATCTACAGCTAA